A genomic window from Sphingobacterium spiritivorum includes:
- a CDS encoding SGNH/GDSL hydrolase family protein, with translation MKSKPCFLLLFLMVCFFKGYGQTAIHWLDPLAGNAVSGRIPGLAQSHDYGRLPASLKEQVREPVWSLGTNSAGLFIDFQTDADSILVRYTLKGSFAMPHMPSTGVSGLDLYAFDPVKNTWNWAAGKYDFSDTSSFVFSNIESNSALRYRLYLPLYNSVGWMNIGVPEGKKLEFLKKEIKPVVVYGTSIAQGACTSRPGLAWTNILGRHLQTPVINLGFSGNGRLEEPILNLMNTVDARVYVLDCIPNLGITKNLSEKQLDSLVKNAVRILRVKHPKTPIIITEHSSGLDPQVMNLESNAAYTRSTMIARKAFRDMQQSGIKDLYLLSNTDIGLDLESTVDYAHPNDLGMMKIARAYEKLIKSILH, from the coding sequence ATGAAATCTAAACCTTGTTTTTTACTTCTGTTTCTAATGGTTTGCTTTTTTAAGGGGTATGGTCAGACAGCTATTCACTGGTTAGATCCTTTAGCTGGAAATGCTGTATCAGGCAGGATCCCGGGATTAGCGCAGAGTCATGACTATGGCCGCCTTCCGGCTTCTTTAAAGGAACAGGTGCGGGAACCGGTATGGTCTTTAGGTACAAATTCAGCAGGTTTGTTTATAGATTTTCAGACAGATGCAGATTCTATTTTGGTCAGATATACACTGAAGGGCTCGTTTGCTATGCCACATATGCCCTCAACCGGTGTAAGTGGTCTTGATCTGTATGCTTTTGATCCGGTCAAAAATACCTGGAACTGGGCTGCAGGGAAATATGATTTTAGCGATACATCTTCATTTGTTTTTTCGAATATAGAATCTAATTCTGCTCTGCGGTATCGTTTATATCTGCCTTTGTATAACTCGGTTGGCTGGATGAATATCGGCGTGCCGGAAGGGAAAAAACTGGAGTTCTTGAAGAAGGAAATTAAGCCTGTAGTGGTATACGGTACTTCTATCGCTCAGGGAGCCTGTACTTCAAGGCCAGGATTGGCGTGGACTAATATTCTGGGGAGACATCTGCAGACGCCTGTGATTAATCTGGGTTTTTCCGGTAACGGACGATTAGAAGAACCGATCTTAAACCTGATGAATACTGTAGATGCCCGTGTATATGTGCTGGATTGTATTCCTAATCTGGGTATTACAAAAAATCTTTCCGAAAAACAATTGGATTCGTTGGTTAAGAATGCAGTAAGGATATTGCGTGTGAAACACCCAAAAACACCAATAATTATTACAGAGCATAGTTCCGGACTGGATCCGCAGGTGATGAATCTGGAGTCAAATGCAGCCTATACCCGTTCGACAATGATTGCAAGAAAGGCATTCCGGGATATGCAGCAATCCGGAATAAAAGATCTGTACCTGCTGTCGAATACAGATATAGGTCTGGATCTGGAGTCAACGGTGGATTATGCTCATCCGAATGATCTGGGTATGATGAAGATTGCCCGTGCCTATGAAAAACTGATTAAGAGCATACTACATTAA
- a CDS encoding NADPH-dependent FMN reductase — MKILAFAGSNSSVSINKKLVSSVSRYYKEAEDIIEIVDLNDFPIPLFSKQVEEEIGIPQEVHNFVSKIDWADLILISLAENNGNYNVGYKNLIDWISRIPKRKIYADKPIFLMATSPGARGGQSVLGIATARMPFDGGDVLDTFSLPSFNDNFEEGKGVVNMLLRSQLEAKVRKTKRTMAEKLQGNS; from the coding sequence ATGAAAATATTAGCTTTTGCAGGAAGCAACAGTTCCGTATCTATAAATAAAAAACTGGTATCATCTGTATCCAGATATTACAAAGAAGCCGAAGATATTATTGAGATTGTCGATCTGAATGATTTTCCTATCCCTCTGTTCAGCAAGCAGGTTGAAGAAGAAATCGGAATACCTCAGGAAGTGCATAATTTCGTCAGCAAGATCGACTGGGCAGATCTTATTCTTATCTCATTAGCGGAGAACAACGGCAATTATAATGTAGGTTACAAAAATCTGATCGATTGGATTTCCCGTATTCCCAAAAGAAAGATATATGCCGACAAACCCATTTTTCTGATGGCTACAAGCCCTGGCGCAAGAGGCGGTCAGTCCGTATTAGGTATCGCTACAGCACGAATGCCGTTTGACGGAGGAGATGTCCTGGACACCTTTTCACTCCCGAGCTTCAATGACAACTTTGAAGAAGGAAAAGGCGTCGTTAATATGTTGCTGAGAAGTCAGCTGGAGGCCAAAGTCCGGAAAACGAAAAGAACAATGGCCGAAAAACTTCAAGGCAATTCGTGA
- a CDS encoding DJ-1/PfpI family protein, producing MAKKILLLVGDYVEDYEAMVPFQAMGAIGIDVDAIAPERKKGDVVPTAVHDFTGDQTYKELRGHNFGINKDFDSVNPEEYDGLYIAGGRSAEYIRLNKRVLEITQHFFNANKPVAAICHGIQVLTAAKVLAGRTLTAYVAVGPDIELAGGTWKNIPADQAVVDGNLVTSPAWPGHQAILKEFFKLLNIKISL from the coding sequence ATGGCAAAGAAAATCTTATTATTAGTAGGCGACTATGTCGAAGATTATGAAGCAATGGTACCTTTTCAGGCAATGGGTGCAATAGGAATTGATGTAGACGCCATTGCTCCTGAACGAAAAAAAGGAGATGTAGTACCCACAGCAGTACACGATTTCACCGGAGATCAGACATACAAAGAATTACGCGGGCATAATTTCGGCATCAACAAGGATTTCGATAGTGTCAATCCCGAAGAATATGACGGACTTTACATTGCAGGCGGGCGTTCTGCAGAATATATCCGGTTGAATAAGCGTGTATTGGAAATTACGCAGCATTTCTTTAATGCAAACAAACCTGTAGCTGCTATCTGTCATGGCATACAGGTGTTGACTGCTGCAAAAGTACTGGCAGGACGCACCCTGACCGCCTATGTCGCTGTAGGACCGGACATTGAACTTGCCGGCGGAACATGGAAAAATATACCTGCAGATCAGGCCGTAGTGGACGGCAATCTGGTAACCTCTCCTGCATGGCCGGG